A window of Maioricimonas rarisocia genomic DNA:
CCTCCGTTGAGGTGGATGTCAGCAACAGCGGCCAAGCCGTCACCAGTTCTTCCAGGGCGTGCTTGAAGCTCACCCCCAACGGGTCTCCGTCGCCGGTGGACCGCTGCGCGGCTTCGACCATTAACCAGCGAACCAGCAGGTACAGCACCACGTGGCCGGCCACCTCGTACTGCACTGATTCCGGCGAATGACTCCGCAGGGTCCGTTCCAGCCCCTGGTAGACTTTCAGTTCCTGAAACGTCGTTTCGATCTCCCAGCGACGATGATACAACCCGATGCCTTTGCGCACCGCGGGATCCAGTGGATGTCCCGGTTCGGCTTCTGTCGCCATCCGGATCCAGTCTTCGCGACTGATGCGCTTCGGTCCCAGCACATTGGTCACCACCGCACTGGGGGGAAAGCCTTTGATCTGGTAGTTGATGACGCGCAGCGTGATCGACTCGGGAAGATTTGCATTGCGCCAACGTGGTCCGGAGGGAGTTTTCCAGCGCACAATGCGATCCCTGGGGCCCAGCCGCCGCAGCGTCTTCATGCGAACACCCGGATACTGTCGAATCGCAAAGTAGCCCCGCGCTGCCTGAATCTGATGGAACAACCCGTAGCTCCAGAACCCCTGATCCATCAGCACCAGATCGTTACGCCGTACCTGCTTCAGCAATCGGGCGGCCACGGTGCGTTCGCCTTCGTCGACCGGTCCCAGTTCGTACCGCCAGGGCAGACGGACCAGAGGCAACTGCAACATGACCATACGGGCCTGCGCGACACGATACCGGCCGTTGCTGCTGGTGCCGAAGTGCTCGGCCAGACGATTGTGTTGCGGCAGCCGAATGGTGGTCCCGTCCAGCGCCAGCAAACGAAACCGCTTCCAGCGGATCAGGTCCTGGTGCTGTTCCTCGAACCGGGCCGTGAGCAGTTCGATGAGGACGAACCAGACAGCGACCGGCATGCGTCGGCGGGCCTGGGTGAAGGCTTCTTCAGTCACCGTCGCAGGATCTTTTCCCCGCGGACTGTGTTTCGATGCCTTCGGTTTGCGTCGTGCCGCGTTGCGGCGGGATCGTGCAACCGCTTCGGGCAAGCCATTGGCCGACAGGTCCAACATCTGGGCGGTCAGCGTGAGAATCCGGGCAAAGCTCTTTGTCGAATGCAGTGCCGAGAGCACTCCCAGCCAGACCAGGTTGGGAATTGCCAATGCCGAGCGAACGATCCTGACATCCGCCCGCTCGGCGGCCTGAACGACGAGCGACTCAGGCAGTAGCCGGGCAAACGCTTTGAGGTCCTGTTGACGAATCTGTTCCCAGACATCATACCTTGGCTCATCCGTGAGCATCTTTGAGGCCTCCTGACACGAATACCGTTTTGCACAAACGACTTGTGTCAGGAGGCACTCTTCCATGTCAATACAAACTTAGTGCCATTGGGCTATTGCCGGCCGCCCCCTTGCAAGCGGGGCTCCCGCAGCACCCGTGTGCCCCGTAGGGTGCTGTCGCCGGAGGCGACGCACCATTCACGCATTGTTTTTGTGTGATGCGGTTGGTGCGTCACGCGGGCTGTCCGTCGCTGGACGTCGTCCGGAATGGAGTTTCACCTGGTCGTTCGCACGTGACGCACCCTACGGCCCGGGGCGCGAGGGAAAGCCCACCGTCCGCGTCCGGTGGGCCGTGAACCGGGTTGAGTTGCATCCTCTGTAGGGCCGGCGGGTGGCCCAGACACAGGATGTGTCTGGGTGGCGCAGCCACAGGAGGCAGCTCATTCCGTGTCCGAACTTCCTGACAGGCTCTTCCTGTCGTTGCGCGACCCGCTGTTCATCGGAATTCCCGCGATGCCGGGACCAGTCCCAGCCTGCTCCTCCGTGTCTCTGTGCCTCCGGGGTTCCTTTCTGACGCTACGCCGGAGCTCACACTCCGAACTCGCCTGCTTCCTGATTCCCAACACCTGTCTCCTACTTCCTCCCTCCTACTCCTCCCCGTACACCGTCACCACGATCGTCCGCTGTCGCGGCTTGATGTCGCATTCCAGATGAAAGATCTGCTGCCACGTCCCCAGCACCAGATCCCCTTCGTCGATCGGCACCGTCAGCGATGGGCCGAGCGTCGTCGCCTGCAGGTGCGAATGCCCGTTGCCATCGTGCCAGGTCTGCTCGTGTCCGTAGTCGGGACTGGGCGGCATCAGCCGGTCGAGCATTTCGGGCAGGTCCCGCTCGAGGCCCGGCTCGAACTCGATCGTGCCGATTGCCCCTGTGCTTCCTACGTTGAAGACGTTCACCATCCCCTGCGATACGCGGGACGAATGCACGATCTGCCGCACCTGATCGGTCAGGTCATGCATCTGTCCGTGCGAGTGTGTGTCGATTGCGATTCGTTCCTGCGTCACCATGATTCTGCCCCGTCGCTTGAAGTCTGAGGCGTCTGCGTGAAGACTTCAGTCTGTGAAGATTCTGTGAGAAACCGCGCAGCAGTCGATGTGTTGGCTGTGGCGGCTTCCGCCCCCGCTGCCAGACGATACCATTCGGAGATCATTCACGCTGCGGGTCTCCGAAGGACGCGCCTGCCAAACACGACCGCCATTGCCCGAGGACGGCCTGGAACGATGCCTGTAGTTCGCGCCAACGGAATCGATCAACACGTACTGGTGCAGGGGGAGGGTCCGGCGATCCTGTTCGTGCATGGTTTTCCCCTCGATCACACCATGTGGCGCTGGCAGTACGGACGCTTCACCCGTTCGCATCGCGTCATCGCTCCCGATCTGCGCGGGTTCGGCAAGACCCCGCCCGGTGATGCACCCGCTTCGATGGAGCTGTACGCCGACGATCTCGCGGCCCTGCTCGACGAACTCAACATCGCCGAGCCGGTTGTCCTCTGCGGACTCTCCATGGGAGGCTACGTTGCCTGGCAGTTCATCCGCCGCCACGGGCACCGGCTGGCCGGGCTGGTGCTGTGCGATACCCGTGCCGCCGCGGATACACCCGAAATCAAAGAGACCCGTGGCCAACTGGCCGAACATGTCCTCGCCAGCGGGACGGCCACGCTCGCCGAGAGCATTCCGGAAAAGCTGTTCTCCGAGGTCACACGCGAGAAGCAGCCGCAACTGCTCGAGGAGACGAAGCGGGTGATCCTCAAGACCCCTCCGGAAGGCGTTGCTGCTGCGGCCCGTGCCATGGCCGCCCGCCCCGACATGAATGATCTGCTTCCGGCGATCGACGTGCCGACTCTTGTCGTGGTCGGAGCCGACGACAGGCTTTCACCTCCTGCCGAGATGAGGCAGCTTGCCGCCGCGATCCCTGCAGCAGAGTTCGTCGAGATCGACAATGCCGGTCACATGACGCCACTCGAGGCATCGGCGAAGTTCAACCTCGTGATGCAGCAGTTCCTCGATCAGGTTCCCGCCCGGTAACCATCCGTCGCTATCCCACCACTCGATGACCGAGCTTGTACTGGAGCCGAAATGCCATTCAGACTGACCGCGGTCGTTCTCATTGGATACTGCTTCGCACTTGGCACCGACGCGTCGCTTGCTGTCGACGACCAGCCACTCGAGAGGATCGCCTTCGGCTCATGCGCAAAGCAGGACGAGCCGCAACCGATCTGGAAAACGATCGTCGAGACAGAGCCGGATCTGTTTCTGTTCATCGGTGACAACATCTATGGCGACAGCGAGGACATGAACGTCCTGCGGAAGAAGTGGAACCAGCTTGGTGCCATCGACGGCTATCGTCGCCTGAAAGAAGTCTGCCCGATCCTCGCGACGTGGGACGACCACGACTACGGCGTAAACGACGGCGGTGCCGAGTATCCCCGCAAAAAGGAGTCGCAGAAGGTCTTCCTCGAGTTCTTTGAAGAGCCGGCCGACTCCCCCCGCTGGAACCGGGAAGGGGTTTACGGAGCAAAGCTGTTCGGCCCGGAAGGGAAACGGGTACAGGTCATCCTCCTCGATACCCGCTACCACCGCAGCCAACTGGTCAAACGCATCTGGCGCCCCGAGCCGGGAGAAGGGGATAAGGGCCCCTACGGCCCCAACGAGGATCCGGCTGCGACGATGCTCGGCGACGAACAATGGAAGTGGCTCGAAGAGCAGCTCAAGGTGCCGGCCCAGGTCCGCATCATCGCCTCGAGCATCCAGGTCATTCCCGACGGCCACCATTGGGAGAAGTGGGGAAATCTCCCGCGCGAACGGCAGCGGCTGTTCAGCCTCATCGAGAAGACCGGTGCCGAGGGGGTGATCTTCATCTCGGGAGACCGGCACTCGGCCGAGATCTCGGCGGTCGACCCGGGCGTCGGCTACGAACTGATCGACGTCACCTCCAGCAGCCTCAACCGCCCATCGAAGTGGCATTCGGAACTCAACCCGCATCGTCTGGGGACGAAGTACACAGACGAAAACTTCGGGATGATCACCATCGACTGGCAGGAGGAGGATCCGGTCGTTCGTTGCCAGGTCCGCTCGATTGAGGGGGAAGTCGTGCTGCAGCATCGGGTTCGGCTCAGTCAGCTGCAGCCGCCGGTCGGCGATTGAAGAAAAGCCCCGGAAGATCCGGGACGCAGCGACGTTCTCCCTCCAGATGCCGGTTTGGACACCCACTCTGGAATGACCGCGGAGAACGCCTCAGATGCCTCGCCGATCCTTCAGCCCCGATGCCAGTCTCCTCCTTGTGATTGCTGCCGTCGTCGCGATCGGCACGGTGATGCAGCGTCCGGAACTGCGGCTGCAGGCGATCGAGACGGTCCGATCTGCAAGCCACAAGCTGGCCCGGTTTGCCGAACCCGCCCCGCCTGTGACTTCCCCCAGCGACGCAGACGACTTCGCTCCGAATGCGGAACCTCTGAGCGGGGCGGAAGTTCCGACTCCTGCCGCGACCGTCGGCTCGCAGCGGGTTCGCGTCATTCCTCCCCCGGTCCGGCTGCGAACCGTCTCGAACCGTATCGTGCGACCAACGACCGGAACCTCCGGGGCCGGCTTCGTGAGTGTCCCTGCTGGCGGCGGCACCTGCCACTGATCAGGTCGAACAGGACCACGGTGATCCTCGGACTTCTACCGACCTGACGGGCGAACCGCGCCCTCCTCGCGGGTGTCCCGACATTGCAGGCATTCGTGTGCCGAAGCCAGGAACGGACCAGGCGGTGTGCCCCGAAGCAGGTGCGGAACTGCAGAAACTGCAGGTGTTTGCGGTCATCCGGCAGAAACTGATCGCTGCGGACCCGGCAGAGGGGCGGACGGGTTGCAGGGATCGGGGGAACGTGCAAGAATGCGTGCTTCCCGGCGAGCCCGGCCCTGCAGGGGCGGGCAGACCACGCAGCCTGTGCAGCCGATTGGTTGACACAAGGCGGGACGTTGGTACCTTCTGCCGGAAACATTCCCCTGTAGCTCAATCGGTAGAGCGGTCGGCTGTTAACCGATAGGTTGTAGGTTCGAGTCCTACCGGGGGAGCTCGTTTTCTTTCTGCGGAAAGAAAGCACACACCAGTTAACGCCCGGCGTCGAGAAATCGGCTACCGGGCGTTTTTGCGTTTCCGCCTTTCACGCAACGATTTGCGTCGGAGCGAGTCGCCTGCCGCGACTGATGCGGTCGATGGACAAGCACATCGGGACCGTGTCCGCTCCGTACCTCTCCCGGCAGGGCGACTACGTCCTCTGGTCCGCCACGGGAGGTCGGACCGCCACGGGTGGGCGGATCAGGGAACGCGGCCGCGGCGTCGAGGCAATCACGGCGGCCGGCTTCGGCTGCGTCCTGATGCGCACAGAGCTGATCCGCGGTCACGTGTTCAGCCAGCATCCGGGCGAGATCTGGTTCGATCCGGCCTTTTACGTTGCCGCTGGCCGGGCCGGATGGCAGCACCTAGTCGACTGGAGCTGTGAAGCGGAGCATGCCGTCGTGCGGATGTGGTAGCAGAACCCATCATGGTGGAAGACGCAGGTCGGCTTGTGCGCGGAGCTGTACATCCTTAACGCGAGGCACGTAGGTGACAAAAGATGCTTCGCTGGGGGCCCGTCTGCACTTAACTATTGGGTAGGCATGTCCTCCTCGGGCACAATCTGGCCTATCGCCCTGGGAAGCGGGCGAAGTCGGTCGACGTCACACCCCGCCTTGCGCCGTCGCGCGGCACCGCCAGGCCTGAGCTGAAACGCGCCGGGTGGAAGCGGTCTCTGCCTCGCCGACACGACCAGATCGGGTCGCACAAATCCCGGGTCGCCCAGTAGCGGGTTTCGTTCGCGGTTTCCGATGAAGCGCTGCCAGGCGACAAAGTCTCCGGCTGGATTGCTTCCGGCAAGCTGCGGAGCAAACCGTAGACAGCGAAAGTATACGTTGTCGACGCCCGCGTAGTCGCTAAGCCACTCGCGGGCCTGAGCAACGTCGCCGTCCTGCAGCGGCCAGAACCCGATAACGTGTTCGAGACCGACAAACAGATTGCGTTCGGAGTGGATCGCGGTACTGCCGGTGACGGTGAATGCGTTTCTGGTCGCAACGAACGTCGTGGCCTCCACCGACGCCGTGCCGGCCGACGATGCGATGTAGCCGTCCCCGACGAGCAGGCAGTTCGTCAGTTTCAGATCGCCGGAGGTACCAAGCGTCACGTTCTGCGAGCCGAGATACCGCCGCCAGATGTAGCATCCGTGCAGTTCAACCGGCCGCACGCTGGAATCGCCGAGCACGGCCTGCTGCTGCAGGATCCACTGGCAGTTGCGGAATGTTGCGGCACGGTTTGTCACGAACAGTGGTTCGCGATTTCGCTCATTCAGGTCCACAAACGTGAGGCCGTCGACCAGCAGGGTCTCTGTCTCATCGCCGGAACTGTAGATACCGATGCGAGCTGCCGACTCGGACGAAGACTGTGCCACGAGAACCGGGGTAAAGCCCTCACCGGCACGAAGGGTCAGGCCGCCGGGGCGATTCCATATGTGCGTTCTCGCTGAGATGGTCAGTGGTTCGTTCTGGCAGAGTTCGATCGTGTCGCCGCCGGTCGCTTCCGCGAGGGCGTCACGCAGATTGGGCCGCATCCCTTCGCCGGGGCCGACCTGGATGGTCTTCGGTGTGTCGGGCTCCTTTGGATGGTTATCCGGAGGAGCCTTTTCCGTCGCGGGCATGTTCAACGGAGGGGCGGGCGAGGCATCAGACGGCTCTTCAGGATTCGCCTGCGGAGTGGATGCGGCCAGATTCATGCTTCCCGACTCGACGGTGGTTTGGTCGGATACGTCCTCGGCCGTCGGTTGGCTCAGCGGGGGGGACCGTAGTGGATCCGCACCCGGTTGTGTGACGAGCTTGGGAACGGCCGGGGGACGCTTGTCTGAGTTCAGCGCTGCACCGGTGCCGGGTGCATCGTCGGGAACCTCACCTTCGCTCCGGGACGAGTTGAGCGGTGCGGGCGGTTTGCGTGTCTGCGGAGCATGAGGAGCGGCCGGGGCGAACAGCAGCATCCGAACGCCCAGCAGCGACAAACCTGCAAGCAGCGTGACCACGGCGGCGGCTCGGACCATGAACGCCGCTTTGCCACGGGTGCGGCTCGGGAACGTGAGCGCATACGGCCGGGAGTTCACTTGCCGCCTGCCCGGTGACGTTGCCACGTGTGCGTCGTTGTGAGATGCCGTGCGGTCAGCGCCTGCATCATCCGGGCTCGGCGGGACACTGTGCGGACGCACGGGAGAAGACGGCGTCCCGATTGCCTCCAGGAATGCCTCCAGGCGGCTGTCTTCGGTCCCGGGAGACGCAGGCTGCATTACGGTCACCGGCGAAGCGAGGCGTGGCAGCTCGCAGACCAGTTCGGCCATCGCCTGGTACCGATCGTCGGGGGCCTTGGCAATCATCTTGCGAAAGGCCACGTCGAACTCCACAGAGACTCCCGCCACCTCGAGGAGCGATGGCAAGGGGGCCTCACGGTGTGCGAGCAGTTTCTGGACGATCGTTTCCCCGTCATAAACGGGGCGCCCAGTGAGCAGGAAGAACAGCGTACATCCAAGACTGTAAATGTCGCTACGGGTGTCGGCCAGTTTCGTGTTCTGCGCCTGCTCTGGCGCCATGTAATCAACTGTTCCCATCACAGCCCCCGATCCGGTCAGGTCGGACTGCGAGGCGTCATCGGACGTGAATCGAGCCAGTCCCAGATCGAGCACGCGCACAGTTCCCGTCGTGTCCAGCAGCAGGTTCGAGGGCTTGACGTCGCGGTGAATCACGCCCTGGTCGTGCGCGTACTGCAGCCCCAGCGCCGCCTGGCGAACGCAGTCGACTGCCTTGTCGTTCGGCAACGGTCCCTGGCGTCGGACGAGGGAGGAAAGGTCTTCCCCTTCGACATACTTCATGACGAGGAAGTACGAGTCGCCCGCCCGGTCGGCATCGAACGCTGCCACGATATGGGGATGATCGAGCTGGGCAGCGACACGGACTTCGCGGAGGAACCGCGCGCGGGCCTCGGCCGACTCGCTGATGGAGGACGACAGGGTCTTCAGGGCCACGATGCGGTGCATGCGGCGATGCTCAGCCTTGAAGACGGTTCCCATGCCTCCCTGACCGATTTCGTCGAGAATGATGTAGTTGCCCCGGACGAGGTCTTTCCCATTTCCTCGATAGATCTGCTGGGCCTGGTAGGCCGTCAACTTCCTCGCGCGGACGAGAGCGCGGGCCAGCTGCTCTCCGTCCACCGGCCGGCCTTCGGAGGGCAGCGACGCCGTAAACTCCTGGATTTCCAGAGACGTCAGAACACCGGAAGCAATGACGCGGTGCGTGAATCGTCTGAGGGAGATTGACATCGTTCCGTCGCCAGGTTGGGCGCCAGGCAATCTATCTGTGCGCTGACGAGTTGCCTCCCCCACAATCGATCGGCTTCGCGGAAGCCCAACGAGGAGACATTGCTCCGGGTGTCCACGTCCACGTTCGAAAGTTCAGCGTGGTCTGGACCAATGGTTGAGAGTGTACCACTCATGTGCTCGCAGTACGTCTTCGTTTCTGGTCCCGACTGCCTGGCCGGGGACGATAAATCTTCGCACAGCCTGGGCCGGGGAAATCTCCCGCAGGCAGTCGTCGCATCGTTGAGATCGATCAGCGCCGATGCCGTTGTGGGTGGTTCCCGGCCGCCGAGCCGGAGCCGCCGGGCTCGGTAGAAGACCCGTCCTTCGCACGTCGACTTTCCAGCGATCCCTCAAAGTCCGGAGTCCTACTCTGGGAATGCGAGATCTGGCCAGGAAATGTCCAAAAGAAAATGCAAATGCCGCGCTGCTGGCGCAGCGTCTGGCGGGTCGGCGGCAGGTTACGACAATCCTGGATGCAGACAACCTCTTGGCGGATGTCAGCGAGGCGGTGATCTTGCCGGCAGGCATTCCACTCTGAATGGCTAATTCCCAGAATGCAACTACCTTGAAGAATGGGAGTTCGGCCGTCTCGGAATGATTCATTGCGAGGTGTTTGAGGCGTTCATCCAAACGTCCTGATTCGCCAGGACGTCTTCAGCCAGCATCCGGGTGAGACCTGGTTCGACCCGGCCTTCTACGTTGCCGCCGGCCGGGCCGGCTGGCAGCACCGCGTCGACTGGAGCTGCGAAGCGGAACATGTGGCACGCCGCCCATTGTGCTCGGGCAGTCGCTCAGCGAGGTGGCGTAGACGAGGCAAGCCAGGTTGAGTGCACCATCGGTCCGCGGGGCAACCGATCCTGAGCACGCTGACTTTCGCCCTGCCTTCGTCGTGCGGTCCAGTATGTCGTGGAGGACACCCGACAGCGGTAGCACGCTATCTCCCGTTGCACCAGTCGGACGCCGAGGGACATACCGACTCTCTACGACGCAGTGCCGTGTACGGCAGGGCTACCGCTCACGATCAGCTTCCAGCACGTGAATCTGGCCGTCATCTGTAAGGATCGCCACACGTTGTCCGTCGTGTAAGACGCGGATTTGTTGAGGCTGGCCGGGAATCTGCGTGAGGATGCCCATCGCCTGACCGGTTGCGACATTCCAGATTCGAATTGACCGGTGGAATGCATCCGCCGCAATGAGCGTCCGGGCGTCGCTGGCAAATCTGACCGCAGTCACCAGGCGGCGGCCAACCTGTCCCTGCATGACCTGCCTGCCTGATTCTACGTCCCACAACCGAACAGACCGGCCATCGCCTCCGGATGCGAGGAATCGACCGTCGGGACTGAAGGCAAGTGAGTGAATCGTGGCCGGATGCCCCGAGAGTCGCCGCAGGAGCTTCCCGGTCGCGTGGTCCCAGATCAATATGTCGTTCATCGAGCCGACCGCGACGACGTTGTCGCGAGGGGACCAGGCGATGGCCTGTGCCGCAGATGTTGGAATCTCGTCGATGATGTCCAGCGACTTCGTCTCGAGCAGCAATGCAGGTTCATCGTGGGAATATCGAGCGAGGGCAATCGATCGGCCATCAGGTGATGGCGCAAGTTCGACATCACGAGTCGAAGTCTCGGCAAACGTCGTTTCGACCAGCTTCCGTTCCGTCTCGAGATCCCAGATCAGCAGGCGGTTGCTCTCGGCGTTTGCGAGTGCAATGCGACCGTCAGGCAGACCGGCGACCGCGTCCCATTTTTCCACCGGACACGCGAAGACCCGTGTCGAGTTCTGGCGGAGGTTTCGGAGTGTGACTTGTCCCCCGCCGTCGACCGTGACGAGTTCTCCGGTCTCGGGAAGCGAATCAATTGCGGTGAACCCGGCCCCGGGTGTCTCGAGGCTTCGAGTGCGCGGTTGCATCGGCGTGTGCCACAGCAGGGACCGACCGTCTCGTGAGGTCGAGGCCAGCCGGGATCCATCGTTGGAGACGGCGAGCCCATAGATGCGGTCATCGTGCGCCTGCCAGGCACGCCGGGCATGATCGCTTTCGGTCGTCGTTCCCCCCGGAACCGGTTCCGGTTCCCACAACCGGATGGTTCCGCTGCGGTCACCCGTTGCCAGACGGCAGCTCTCGCCGATGAACGCGAGCGACTGGACGCCGTCGGCATGCAGCAGGGCTGTCCACGACGGCAGGTTCGACTTCAGCGTGGCCAGCTGCAGAACGTGAACGTGTCCGCTCAGTTCCGCTGCGGCGAGCATTGCTCCGTCGTGTGTAAAGGCAACCGAGGAGCCCTTCGCAGCAAGAGGCCAGCGATGCCCCGACGGCGACGGTTCGGTCAGGTCCCAGAATCTCAGTGAGCGATCACTGCTGACCGTCGCCAGAGCAGTGCCGTCGGGCGAAACGGCCAGAGCCTCGACGTCGTCGGTGTGACCTTCGAGGACGCCGGCCGGCTGCCCGGTCGCTACATTCCACAGGCGGACGACCGGATCTTTTCCGCACGAAACGAGTTGCCGCCCCGCGCGCAGAAAGACAACCTGATACGCCTCGCCGTCGTGCGCTGCGATCTGCCGTTCCCGCCGGCCGGTGGCGACGTCCCACAGGCAGATGGTCCCGTCGTCTCCTGCAGAGGCCAGCAGTTGCCCGTCGGGCGACCAGGCGAGGCCGTTCACCTCACCCTGCCGCGTGCCGATCACACGTTCTGTTTGCGCGGTTTCCGCATCGAGGATCGTGACACGGCCGCCGGCACCTGTCACGCAGACCCGATCACCACTCGGCGAGAAGCTGACGTAGTAACCGGGCTCGCTGGACTCGATGAGTGGAACGGCCGGAGCGACCGCCTGGGAACGGAAGAAGTACCATTCGATACCGCGAGGATCATCGGCACCGGCCTGGGGGATATGGCGATTCAACAGATCCAGTGCCTGCGAGCTGTCGGCTTCCGCCAGAACGCGTGAGACGAGACGCATGTCGGAGGCGTAAAGAAGTTCGCGGTTGTACGCCGATGTTTCTTCCACCTCGCGCAGCCGTGCAGCGAGTTCTCCGTTCAGCCGCCTCTCGCGGATGCTTCCGACCAGCCACACGCCGAGAAGACTGATGAGCAGCAGAGTGATGGTGACCGTTACGGCCGCATGAGTCGGTTTCCGGCGAATCCACTTCCATGTGGCTTCCACCCGGCCCGCGCGACGAGCGCGGATCGGACGGTGTTCCAGATATCGCTCGAGATCGTCGGCGAGGTCGGCTGCAGACTGGTAGCGGTCTGCAGGGGCCGACGCCAGCGCCTTGCCAAGGATGGTGGACAGGTCGGAATCGACACTCGGATTCTCGCGGCGGACATCCGGCAGTGCTCCGGCCGAGATCTGCCGCATCGTTGTGACCGGGTCGCTGCTGGAATAGGGCCAGTGGCCGGCCAGCAGCGTGTACAAGATGGTTCCCAGTCCGTACACGTCCGTCAGAATGCTCGCCCGTCGTGTGCCGCCCCGCACCAGCTCGGGAGCCATAAAGGGAACGGTCCCCATCAGTTCGCCGGTCCCGGTCACGGCGTCGGCGTAGACGATGCGAGCCAGACCGAAGTCAGCGACAAGCGGCCGATTGTCTTCGTCAAGCAATACGTTCGATGGTTTCAGATCCCGGTGCAGAATGCCCTGCAGGTGCATATGCTGCACGGCGCGGGCGACCGTCACCATCAACCGTGTCGCGTCCCGTGGCCGGGATACGAATCGATTGCGCGCGTCCGCGAGGCTCCCCCCCCGCACATATTGCATGGCATAGTAACACCATTCGCCGTGCTGGCCCGTTTCGTAGACCGCCACGATGTTGGGATCGTCGAGAGCCGCGGCTGCAATCACCTCGTTCTGAAACCGTGCCACATCCCGGGCATCGGCCAGTTCGCCGTGCTTGAGCACCTTCAGGGCCACTTCTCGCCCAAGCTGCAGATCGAGGGCATGATAGACGACGCCCATACCACCGCGGCCGATCTCGCGGATGATCTCGAAGTCACCGAGTCGCGTCTGCGGATTGAGGCCGCGACCCGACGGGGACGACCACGTAACGGTCTCCTCCGAAGTCCTCTCCGTTCCTTCGAGGGCGTCCCTCAGGGCAACCTGCCGTCGCAACCGCGGCGCGTGATCCGGAAACGCGGCACAGATGTCTTCAAAGCGGCACTCCGAAGCAAACTCGCGGGCAAGGAGCACTTCGCCGTAGAGCAAGTCGTTGGCTGCTTCCGGATCGGCAGCGACATCCGGAAACCGGGCCAGGAGATCGGCGAGCGGAATCGGATTCCCGGCAGCCCAAGCCTGGTATTGGAGTTCGCAGGCCGACTCGAGGATATCAGACAGTTCGCCACCTGGGGAATCGATCATCTCTTCAGGCTGTTTCAGCCTCGAACGCGTACTGACGGACCCGCTGCGGTCGACGGGCACCACTCAACACCCATTGCAGCTGCCGGGGCAATCGGACACGGAATTCTGGAATTCGTCAGAGTTCTTCGCCGAGCAGAACCCGGTCCGTCACACGCTGGATCGCGCGTTCGAACCGCTTCCGGGCCGCGTCCGCGGAGGTCTCCAGCCGCTGACCGATGACCTCCCACGAATCGCCGGCCTTGCGCCAGGCGGCCACCTGCAGCTCTTCGTCCGAGAGTTGCTCGCGGGCCCTGGCAACCATTTCTGCCAGCCCCATCGCCTCCGAGGGAGACGATTCCGTTCCCGGGACATCGTCAGCAGCCCCCTGGGTGTCCAGCGAACGGAGACGCCGCACATCGCGACGGGCTGCCAGGTGTCGCCGGAACTGCAGGTTCACCTTGTTGCGCACGATCCGCGCAAACAGGCGCTCAAGATCCCGTCGGTCATCGATGTCAAACTGACCGTTCGAGAGGCGCACCAGAAGGCTGGCGAAGATCGACTGGCAGACATCGTCCGAGTCGATCATGCGGCGGATTCGCCCGCGACGCAGCCGCTGTCGAACCTCCGCGCGGACCTCGGGTTCGTAGCGTGTGACAAGTTCCTCGGCGGCCCCGGCCTCGCCGGCACGGATCGCCTCGACGAGGTCGACAATATCTCTGCTGCAATTCATGACGTCCTGGCCAGCGACATGTTGCGAAATCCTGGGCCCTGAAGCGCA
This region includes:
- a CDS encoding serine/threonine protein kinase, yielding MGEATRQRTDRLPGAQPGDGTMSISLRRFTHRVIASGVLTSLEIQEFTASLPSEGRPVDGEQLARALVRARKLTAYQAQQIYRGNGKDLVRGNYIILDEIGQGGMGTVFKAEHRRMHRIVALKTLSSSISESAEARARFLREVRVAAQLDHPHIVAAFDADRAGDSYFLVMKYVEGEDLSSLVRRQGPLPNDKAVDCVRQAALGLQYAHDQGVIHRDVKPSNLLLDTTGTVRVLDLGLARFTSDDASQSDLTGSGAVMGTVDYMAPEQAQNTKLADTRSDIYSLGCTLFFLLTGRPVYDGETIVQKLLAHREAPLPSLLEVAGVSVEFDVAFRKMIAKAPDDRYQAMAELVCELPRLASPVTVMQPASPGTEDSRLEAFLEAIGTPSSPVRPHSVPPSPDDAGADRTASHNDAHVATSPGRRQVNSRPYALTFPSRTRGKAAFMVRAAAVVTLLAGLSLLGVRMLLFAPAAPHAPQTRKPPAPLNSSRSEGEVPDDAPGTGAALNSDKRPPAVPKLVTQPGADPLRSPPLSQPTAEDVSDQTTVESGSMNLAASTPQANPEEPSDASPAPPLNMPATEKAPPDNHPKEPDTPKTIQVGPGEGMRPNLRDALAEATGGDTIELCQNEPLTISARTHIWNRPGGLTLRAGEGFTPVLVAQSSSESAARIGIYSSGDETETLLVDGLTFVDLNERNREPLFVTNRAATFRNCQWILQQQAVLGDSSVRPVELHGCYIWRRYLGSQNVTLGTSGDLKLTNCLLVGDGYIASSAGTASVEATTFVATRNAFTVTGSTAIHSERNLFVGLEHVIGFWPLQDGDVAQAREWLSDYAGVDNVYFRCLRFAPQLAGSNPAGDFVAWQRFIGNRERNPLLGDPGFVRPDLVVSARQRPLPPGAFQLRPGGAARRRKAGCDVDRLRPLPRAIGQIVPEEDMPTQ
- a CDS encoding WD40 repeat domain-containing serine/threonine protein kinase, whose product is MIDSPGGELSDILESACELQYQAWAAGNPIPLADLLARFPDVAADPEAANDLLYGEVLLAREFASECRFEDICAAFPDHAPRLRRQVALRDALEGTERTSEETVTWSSPSGRGLNPQTRLGDFEIIREIGRGGMGVVYHALDLQLGREVALKVLKHGELADARDVARFQNEVIAAAALDDPNIVAVYETGQHGEWCYYAMQYVRGGSLADARNRFVSRPRDATRLMVTVARAVQHMHLQGILHRDLKPSNVLLDEDNRPLVADFGLARIVYADAVTGTGELMGTVPFMAPELVRGGTRRASILTDVYGLGTILYTLLAGHWPYSSSDPVTTMRQISAGALPDVRRENPSVDSDLSTILGKALASAPADRYQSAADLADDLERYLEHRPIRARRAGRVEATWKWIRRKPTHAAVTVTITLLLISLLGVWLVGSIRERRLNGELAARLREVEETSAYNRELLYASDMRLVSRVLAEADSSQALDLLNRHIPQAGADDPRGIEWYFFRSQAVAPAVPLIESSEPGYYVSFSPSGDRVCVTGAGGRVTILDAETAQTERVIGTRQGEVNGLAWSPDGQLLASAGDDGTICLWDVATGRRERQIAAHDGEAYQVVFLRAGRQLVSCGKDPVVRLWNVATGQPAGVLEGHTDDVEALAVSPDGTALATVSSDRSLRFWDLTEPSPSGHRWPLAAKGSSVAFTHDGAMLAAAELSGHVHVLQLATLKSNLPSWTALLHADGVQSLAFIGESCRLATGDRSGTIRLWEPEPVPGGTTTESDHARRAWQAHDDRIYGLAVSNDGSRLASTSRDGRSLLWHTPMQPRTRSLETPGAGFTAIDSLPETGELVTVDGGGQVTLRNLRQNSTRVFACPVEKWDAVAGLPDGRIALANAESNRLLIWDLETERKLVETTFAETSTRDVELAPSPDGRSIALARYSHDEPALLLETKSLDIIDEIPTSAAQAIAWSPRDNVVAVGSMNDILIWDHATGKLLRRLSGHPATIHSLAFSPDGRFLASGGDGRSVRLWDVESGRQVMQGQVGRRLVTAVRFASDARTLIAADAFHRSIRIWNVATGQAMGILTQIPGQPQQIRVLHDGQRVAILTDDGQIHVLEADRER